One Vigna unguiculata cultivar IT97K-499-35 chromosome 7, ASM411807v1, whole genome shotgun sequence genomic region harbors:
- the LOC114189494 gene encoding protein LIFEGUARD 4-like codes for MGKGDIESGFSHGSDGLYPYMIESPELRWGFIRKVYIIISVQLLFTAAFSSIFIFFTPARNFARYNNYAPFLFFGAAIFSIIFLFVLSKYYNKHPVNLILLGLYTLGMSVAVGYACAFVDAMIVMEAALLTGVVTGSLTLYTFWAVKRGSDFSFLGPFLFASLMVMLLFSIIQVFFPLGPTGRMFIAGIGALIMCGFIVYDTDDLIKRYTYDDYIWAAIAIYGDILNLFIYLLTILNEL; via the exons ATGGGTAAAGGTGACATTGAATCGGGTTTCTCCCATGGAAGCGACGGCCTCTACCCATACATGATAGAATCACCAGAGCTCCGATGGGGATTCATTCGAAAAGTCTACATCATTATTTCCGTTCAGCTGCTTTTCACAGCGGCCTTTTCctccatcttcatcttcttcacacCCGCAAGAAATTTCGCTCGCTATAATAACtatgctccttttcttttctttggaGCCGCCATCTTCTCCATCATAT ttttgtttgttttgagCAAATATTACAACAAACACCCCGTCAACCTCATTCTTCTCGGTCTCTATACCCTCGGCATGTCTGTCGCAGTTGGATACGCTTGTGCTTTTGTCGACG CAATGATCGTTATGGAGGCTGCATTACTAACAGGTGTGGTAACTGGGAGCCTGACGCTGTACACGTTTTGGGCTGTTAAAAGAGGCAGTGATTTCAGTTTCCTCGGCCCGTTCCTCTTTGCTTCCCTTATGGTCATGTTATTGTTCTCAATCATTCAG GTGTTTTTCCCCTTAGGACCAACTGGGCGTATGTTCATTGCTGGGATTGGAGCACTGATAATGTGTGGTTTCATCGTATACGACACTGATGATCTCATCAAAAGATATACCTACGACGATTACATCTGGGCTGCTATTGCCATCTATGGCGACATCCTCAACCTCTTCATATATCTGCTTACAATTTTGAACGAGCTTTAA
- the LOC114190702 gene encoding uncharacterized protein LOC114190702, which produces MAIEVCSEISTTGISPRISFSHDLKNTEDASVRVEDRHRGSDLCLLDSSSDFVFCITNGLAQHLSSADELFANGKIVPAEIKSVPNKPSHPPRSQPATTEKTQRKRLKEFLSASSDEAENEEEKPSSKYFWQFKRSSSLNFDTTRGNGLIRSLQFLSRSHSTGSALNPKQTEVPRETHKQRLQKQSSVSSRRSSSSSSGSSTYYFYSSSQKASLKKNGGYSGNGVRISPVLNLPQAYIPKATARFFGFGSLFCNGKIKRKKK; this is translated from the coding sequence ATGGCAATAGAAGTCTGCTCCGAGATATCCACCACGGGAATCAGCCCTCGAATCTCCTTCTCCCACGATCTGAAGAACACGGAAGATGCATCCGTTCGTGTCGAAGATCGCCACCGTGGATCAGACCTCTGCCTCTTGGACTCAAGCTCTGACTTCGTCTTCTGCATCACCAATGGCTTAGCTCAACATCTCTCTTCCGCCGATGAACTCTTCGCTAATGGCAAGATTGTCCCGGCAGAGATCAAAAGCGTACCCAACAAACCCTCGCATCCTCCTCGATCTCAACCTGCCACCACGGAAAAGACTCAAAGGAAGAGGCTCAAGGAGTTCTTGTCTGCCTCCTCTGACGAAGCAGAGaacgaagaagaaaaaccatCATCCAAGTATTTCTGGCAATTCAAGCGCAGTAGCAGTTTGAATTTCGATACCACCCGTGGGAATGGTTTGATTCGGTCGCTTCAGTTCCTGTCACGAAGCCACTCGACCGGTTCGGCCCTGAATCCGAAGCAAACAGAGGTTCCAAGGGAGACACACAAGCAGAGGCTGCAGAAACAATCCTCTGTTTCAAGCAGAAGGTCATCGTCTTCCTCTTCCGGTTCAagtacatattatttttatagttcCTCTCAAAAAGCTTCGTTAAAGAAAAACGGTGGATATTCGGGTAATGGTGTTAGAATAAGTCCTGTCTTGAATCTACCACAAGCATATATTCCGAAAGCCACTGCCAGATTTTTTGGATTCGGTTCCCTGTTCTGTAATGGAAAGattaaaagaaagaagaaatag
- the LOC114191567 gene encoding glutamine--tRNA ligase, translated as MPAKDDSSDKEKCLDLFLKIGLDERTARNTVANNKVTANLTSVINEAGVTDGCSRTVGNLLYTVATKYPANALPHRPTLLQYIVSSKVKTTAQLDAALSFLATTGLENLDLKTFEEACGVGIEVSTEDIKQAVSEVVEENKATILELRYRTNVGELLGYVRKRLPWGDAKVAKQLVDAKLYELLGERTAADDEKPSKKKKEKPAKVEDKAPVATPEKSPEEDLNPYLIFPNPEENFKVHTEVPFSDGSILRCCNTKALLDKHLKATGGKVLTRFPPEPNGYLHIGHAKAMFIDFGLAKDRNGGCYLRYDDTNPEAEKKEYIDHIEEIVQWMGWKPFKITYTSDYFQELYELAVELIKRGHAYVDHQTPDEIKEYREKKMNSPWRDRPISESLKLFEDMKSGLVEEGKATLRMKQDMQSDNYNMYDLIAYRIKFTPHPHAGDKWCIYPSYDYAHCIVDSLENITHSLCTLEFETRRASYYWLLHALGIYQPYVWEYSRLNVSNTVMSKRKLNRLVTEKWVDGWDDPRLMTLAGLRRRGMTPTAINAFVRGIGITRSDGTLISVERLEYHVREELNRTAPRAMVVLHPLKVVITNLEANSAIEVDAKKWPDAKADDASAFYKIPFSNVVYIERSDFRMKDSKDYYGLAPGKSAILRYAFPIKCTEVILADDNETILEIRAEYDPSKKTKPKGVLHWVSQPSPGVDPLKVEIRLFERLFLSENPAELDNWLGDLNPNSKVIIPGAYGVSSLRNAKVGDNFQFERLGYFVVDQDSTPEKLVFNRTVTLKDSYSKGGK; from the exons ATGCCGGCGAAGGATGACAGTTCCGACAAGGAGAAGTGTCTCGATCTCTTTCTGAAGATCGGTTTAGACGAGCGCACAGCTCGAAACACCGTCGCCAACAACAAAGTCACGGCCAATCTCACTTCCGTCATAAACGAG GCTGGTGTTACTGATGGATGCAGTCGAACGGTTGGAAATCTTCTTTATACG GTTGCGACGAAGTACCCTGCAAATGCCTTGCCGCATCGTCCAACATTACTACAATACATTGTTTCTTCAAAG GTCAAAACAACTGCACAGTTAGATGCAGCCTTATCATTTCTTGCTACCACGGGCTTGGAGAATCTTGATTTGAAGACATTTGAAGAAGCTTGTGGTGTTG GCATTGAGGTTTCAACAGAAGATATCAAACAAGCTGTCAGTGAAGTTGTTGAGGAGAACAAGGCTACAATTTTGGAGCTCCGCTATCGAACAAATG TGGGTGAGTTGCTTGGGTATGTGCGCAAGAGGCTGCCATGGGGTGACGCAAAAGTTGCCAAG CAACTTGTTGATGCAAAACTATATGAACTACTGGGTGAACGAACAGCAGCAGATGATGAAAagccatctaaaaagaagaaggagaagccTGCTAAAGTAGAG GATAAAGCACCTGTTGCCACTCCTGAAAAGTCACCTGAAGAAGATCTTAATCCCTATTTAATATTTCCTAACCCAGAAGAAAATTTCAag GTGCATACTGAGGTGCCTTTTAGTGATGGTAGTATTTTGAGATGTTGTAATACAAAGGCGCTTCTTGACAAACACTTGAAAGCAACGGGTGGAAAAGTTTTGACCCGCTTTCCACCTGAACCAAATGGATATTTGCATATTGGCCATGCAAAA GCTATGTTTATTGATTTTGGATTGGCAAAAGACAGGAATGGAGGTTGTTATCTGAG ATATGATGATACAAATCCTGAAGCAGAAAAGAAGGAGTATATTGATCACATTGAAGAAATTGTCCAGTGGATGGGTTGGAAACCATTCAAG ATTACTTACACAAGTGATTACTTTCAAGAATTGTATGAATTAGCCGTGGAGCTCATAAAAAGGGGTCATGCGTATGTTGACCATCAG ACACCTGATGAGATAAAGGAATATAGGGAGAAGAAAATGAACAGTCCTTGGAGAGACAGACCAATTTCAGAGTCACTGAAGCTCTTCGAGGATATGAAAAGTGGCCTTGTAGAAGAAGGAAAAGCCACGCTTAGAATGAAACAAGACATGCAGAGTGATAATTACAATATGTATGACCTTATTGCTTACAGAATTAAG TTTACTCCACATCCTCATGCCGGAGACAAATGGTGTATTTATCCAAGTTATGACTATGCTCACTGCATTGTTGATTCTCTAGAGAATATCACACATTCG TTGTGTACACTTGAATTTGAGACACGTAGAGCATCATATTATTGGTTGTTGCACGCGTTAGGCATTTACCAGCCTTATGTATGGGAATATTCAAGGTTGAATGTCTCTAACACAGTTATGTCAAAGCGTAAG CTGAATCGTCTAGTTACAGAGAAGTGGGTTGATGGGTGGGATGATCCTCGTTTGATGACACTAGCTGGTCTGCGGCGTAGAGGCATGACGCCCACTGCAATCAATGCTTTTGTGCGAGGAATTGGAATAACTAGAAG TGATGGCACTTTGATTTCCGTTGAACGCCTTGAATACCATGTTAGGGAAGAATTAAACAGAACAGCTCCTCGTGCAATGGTTGTCCTTCATCCCCTCAAG GTTGTTATTACTAATCTTGAAGCCAACTCAGCTATTGAGGTTGATGCAAAGAAATGGCCAGATGCAAAAGCTGATGATGCTTCTGCTTTCTACAAG ATTCCATTTTCCAATGTTGTATATATTGAACGTTCGGACTTCCGGATGAAAGATTCGAAAGATTATTATGGTCTAGCTCCTGGGAAATCTGCGATACTCAG ATATGCATTTCCTATAAAGTGCACTGAAGTGATTCTAGCTGACGACAATGAGACTATTCTTGAAATTCGAGCCGAGTATGACCCTTCAAAGAAGACCAAGCCTAAG GGGGTTCTCCATTGGGTTTCTCAACCTTCTCCTGGAGTTGATCCACTAAAGGTGGAAATCAGGTTGTTTGAGAGGCTATTCCTATCAGAG AATCCCGCTGAACTTGACAATTGGCTTGGCGATTTAAATCCTAATTCCAAAGTGATAATTCCGGGTGCTTACGGAGTGTCCTCCCTGCGGAATGCGAAAGTTGGGGACAATTTCCAATTTGAACGATTAG GCTACTTCGTAGTTGACCAGGACTCAACCCCagaaaaacttgtttttaataGGACTGTCACTTTAAAGGACAGCTATAGCAAAGGTGGAAAATAG